The DNA region CCTCCCAAGGGATTACGGGACAGCACGAGTCCGAGGCCGCGACCAACGACCATCCCGGTCAGCGGTACTGCTTACACGATTTGCGAACATCGCTTCCCAGGTCCATCTAGAACGCGTTACATTTCTGGCACGTGTTACTCAGACCACATCGCTGATGATGCTGGTGCGCCAGAAGGGACGGCAATGTCCGCCGACGACCTCAATGAGAAATGGGAATTGACGGTCTCCGACCGCGATGACGACGAGCTCGCGACGAGACTGACCCAATGGCTGGCCGGCAAGGTCGAATCGGATACCCCGCCCCGAGTCACCTCGCTCACCCACCCGCAGGCCGGCGGCATGTCCAGCGCCACACTGCTGTTCGACGCCGAATGGACCGAGAACGGACAGCCCGCGGGCGGATCGTTCGTCGCCCGGCTCGCACCGGAAGCCGACTCCTTCCCGGTCTTCGAGAAGTACGACCTGGGCGGCCAGTTCGCCATCATGGCGGCCGTCACCGAGGCCACCGACCTGCCGATCCCGCCGCTGTGCTGGTTCGAGGCCGATGACAGCGTGCTCGGCTCCCCGTTCCTGGTGATGCGCCGGGTCGGCGGGCAGGCTCCCTCCGACAACCCGCCGTACGTGTTCACCGGCTGGCTCTACGACGCCACCCCCGAACAGCGGCTCGAGATCACCCGCAACACCGTCGACGTGATCGCGCGCATCCACGCCATCGAGAACCCGGCCGAGCGCCTCCCGCACCTGGACGGCGAAGGCCCCGCGCTGCGCCGCCACCTCGACGCCCAGAAGCGTTGGTACGCCTGGGCTCTCACCGACGACGGCTACAACATCCCGATCCTGGACCGGGCCTTCCAGTGGCTCGAGGACAACTTCCCGAGCACCCGACCGCCGACGTGCTCAGCTGGGGCGACGCCCGCCCCGGCAACATCATGTTCGAGGGCCTCACCCCCAACGCCGTCCTCGACTGGGAGATGGCGGCCATCGGCCCGCGCGAACTCGACGTCGCCTGGACGCTGCTCATCCACCGCTTCTTCCAGGACATGGCCACCAAGTACGGCCAGCCCGGCGTCCCGGACTACATGCGCCGCTCCGACGTCGAGAAGCTCTACACCGAGGCCACCGGCCACACCCTGCAGGACCTGGACTGGTACCTCACCTACGCCGCGCTGCGGCACGGCGTCGTGATGGCCCGCATCTGGCGACGCATGATCCACTTCGGCGAAACCACCGAACCCGAGAACCGCGACGAATTCGTCATGCACGCGGATCTGATCGAAGCACTGCTCGACGGCACGTACGACTGGGATTGAGAGACGACGACATGATCGGTCCGCTGGACGAATACCCCATTCATCAGAGCCCGCTTCCCATGGCGCGGGTGGTGAGCAGCGATCGGAACTTCTACGACCGCAGCTACTACAACGCCATCGAGACCGGCGGCGACACCATGCTCATCACCGGATTCGGCGTGTACCCGAACCTCGGTGTGACCGACGCCTTCGCCACCGTGCGCCGCGGCGACACCCAGCGCGCGGTGCGTTTCTCCGACGCGCTCGAGCAGCGCGGCCTGGACCTGGCCGTCGGCGGCTACCGCATCGAGGTGATCGAGCCGCTGCAGAAGCTGCGCGTCATCTGCGAGCACGACGACCTGTCGTTCGACCTGACCTGGGAAGGCGCCCACCCCGCGGTCGCCGAGCAGCCGCACACCATCATCACCAAACTGCACCGGCCCATCATCGACGCTCAGCGCTTCGCCCAGGTCGGAACCTGGTCGGGCACACTGAATGTCGATGGCGACGACTTCAGCATCGACCCGTCCGTCTGGTGCGGCACCCGAGACCGGTCCTGGGGCATCCGCCCCGTCGGCGAAGCCGACCCGGCCGGACGCGTGGCCGACGAGCCGTCCGAAGGCTTCTGGTGGCTGTACGTGCCGCTGAAGTTCGACGACTACTCGATCATCGTGATCGTGCAGGAGGAGCCCAATGGCTACCGCACCCTCAACGACGCCACCCGCGTCTGGAACGACGGGCGCGTCGAGCAGT from Nocardia tengchongensis includes:
- a CDS encoding phosphotransferase, whose protein sequence is MVRLGSHRRRLQHPDPGPGLPVARGQLPEHPTADVLSWGDARPGNIMFEGLTPNAVLDWEMAAIGPRELDVAWTLLIHRFFQDMATKYGQPGVPDYMRRSDVEKLYTEATGHTLQDLDWYLTYAALRHGVVMARIWRRMIHFGETTEPENRDEFVMHADLIEALLDGTYDWD